The DNA region TGGTATTTGTGTCTCCTGACAACACTTACCTAGTTTTTCTCCTTGTGAGATTAGCGATTTACTTGCGATTTAGTTGTGGAATAGCTAATTACATCTCTATTAGTGGATTTTTTAAATCTGAATTAGAGGAATACTTCTGGATTTTCCTGAAGATTACTAACTGAGGACTTCTCCATCTGGAGGTAAATCTATTTTGTGTTGTTATTTATGAAACTAGAAGCTTTCATCTCATTATTTATTCATGTATTtatgaaatttgtatgaaaaaaagtttttgccTTTGTtgccattttttgtgatttggggctgggtgatggattattttttgcaccctgagctgtcgTTTTTACTGATAACATGATGGAGAACATACGattttttgatcgcctcttattgaactttattgcaatgttgcagtggccaaaaaatgtaaattttgcatttagaTATAAATTTTTGTTACGCCGTTAcaggagattcacaatgacaggtgtgggggtcttctgcagacccccggctCTTATAGCAGCCAATTGGTGCCTCTCGATCGCGTAACACGGGCGCTGATGGGGGCGTTGTATTGTGACATCATTATTTACTACCTTATATTGAAGCGGGCAGTGATGTCACACAGGtgagtgatgatgtcacaatagagcgGAACCTGTAAACACTCCGTCCCATCTCACGGCCTCAGACTTGGTATTTTGTCTGTCTCCTGACAACACTTACCTAGATCTTCTGCTTGGATTAGCGATTTACTTGCGGATTTCTTCTGAATTAGTGGATTCATTCTGGATTAGAGGATTATTTCTGGATCTTCCTGGAGATCACTGACTGAGGGCTTCTCCATCTGGAGGTAAATCTATTGAGGCTGTTAGGAATCTAGAAGTTTTTCTCCTGATTCCTTCCCTTGTATTCTGGTAGATGGGAAGCGGCCACTGCCCCTGGAGATGAGTAACTCGTCCGGCACAAATCACGGCACAATACAACAGAAAAAACGTTcatgaatttttatttatttacaaatcATGAAACAAATCCAGTCCTCAGTGACCGGATATAAGAGTAGGAATGGCCGAGAGAAAACCAGGGAGCAAATATCAGTGTCCAGCAATTTACAGGGGGACGAGGGGAGATATCCTTTATTaataaatagtagtaataataatggcaGCCAGCGCTCTACCTGTATGGGGCAGGGCGGGCTGCACCAGGGATTATAACATGTAATGTGGCTCCAATGTTTTCTCCTCCCCTTCAGATCTCCCTCCTGactctgtctggtccaggaccacagaggggacgtcagctcctgactgtctggtccaggaccacagaggggacatCAGTCACCACCTACATAAGCTGAGAAGAGAACATCAGCGTGTACAGGACCCCGCAGAGCCGGACATCTGTAGAGTGAGTATAATGGCGGAGGAGCCGCCTCTGGGGTCCATCTTCTTACACTAATTAGATAAGTGGAGGAGGCCGGACCACGGCTGTCGGCACCGACCACTGAGGCCAGAATTGCACCTGACAACCTGCCGCATTTACCCACTATCATTCGGCTACTTGTTGGCTGATTGTCGGGTGTCTGATGCCATTAAGGCAGTTCTTActgctggaaaatactgaccaaatactgagcatgtgaacgtggcctaaagctgaaaattatttggtttagatctgaaataaaacttgtgtcagagtataatgtagccccaccctcataaaatataatgtagcccccctcataaaatataatgaagcccccttcatagagtataatgcatcccctcccatagagtataatgtagcccccttatataatataatgcagccccctcgtagaatataatgcagccctcaaatagaataatgcagccccctcatagagtaaaatgcagccccttcatagggtataatgcaaactcccatagaatataatgtagccccctcatatcatataatgcagcccctccatagaatgtaatgtagcctttccatagaatataataaagccccaCAGTACTACAGTCTTATGGCCACCAGTactaactgatatatatatatatatatatatatatatatatatatataacccacaatcctcacctctcctcctcattcccccgcggttccagactctgctccagtctcagcagctgcactgccatctgcccggcacacagtatgaggtgacgtcatcgcgcaccggctgtgtcagaggcagagggcaatgatggagcagGGAGTATCATCTGACGCCCTCTCCTCTATTattgcatctatgatgccgatatagttgaatgcggcacacGCTGGGGGCAGTAGCGGTGGAGTAGCAGGTGACAGGAGGAAGGAAccgactgctgcggctaaagcctgtgcccgctgctaaagagaaatggatattcactgctccccacgcccatggccagtccgacccaggctctacacacagaactgagaaataaaatggtaaaaactcatctgttccttatactacaggtggAATAATTCTCTACTGCTGGAAGGTTCTCAAAGTTTTACTTGTTGAGCGTTGAAAACTCCAAGTATAAAGTTTGTTTGGATTTGAAATCTCATTTCCATCGGGAATTCACCAGATATTACTGTAAGTATTCTGAGGTTATAACAAACATTTCCtgcctaaaaataaaagaataaaatctgACCGATCTATTGCTCATTTTAGGGTTGATAAACGACTACAGAGCTGAAGTCTTGACAAGAAGATCCCTGTCGATTACTAAGATCCCAGCTGAATTCTGTAGCACTACTAGTGACATCACATTTCTTGGATTTATTGATTAACTTAGAGAAGTAACCCCGGAGATGAACAACCTGTCTCCACAGCTCTTAACCATCCTGCAGAGCAAAGGGAAGAAAGGCTACCTGAGTGACGATATCATCATCATGGCCCAGGACCTACTGCAGAGTCAGTTTGTGGGTTTTGATGGCCTGCAGCCCCCCTGCGCTCTTATGGTACCAGGGTACGGCGTACTGCAGAATGCTGTACAAATCCACTATGATCAGGAGAGGGAGCACTGGCTGACAACCTGCTATAAAAATGGCCAAATCTTTGTGGCCGACAGCTCGAAGTCCAGGAATCTGTCTCCATCCATCAGTCAGCAGATTATCAACATGTACAGTGCAGTGGTCAACAATCCCCTGGAAGATCTGAGGTTTATCAATGTGGCTCAGCAGAAGAACAGCTACGACTGTGGCTTATATGCTATAGCATTTGCCTACGAACTTATGGCAGATGGCGGTGAACCCAGAGCTGAGTTCCAGCATCAGAAGATGAGGACTCATCTAATATCCTGCCTGCAGAACGGCAGGATCAGCGGATTTCCCAAAAAGGCCCAGAAGTGACTCCATGTCTATAAACGGCATGTAGAGTCTATGATCCAGCACCGCCCTAGGGAAGGGCACGTCAtgcatggttccctagaggtttcctccactgggggtttttcctctcctgagcattGACGGACGACTCTCTGTGAGTCCAGGACTCATCATCATCATAATCATGGTGGGAATGTCTACATGTGATATCTTGTATGAAGCCAATAAAGAATTCAATTAATATCTAGCAGCTATGTATTTGTGTCGTATGTCTGAGCCGTGTATCACGGCCATGTATCTGAGCCGTGGGTCTCAGCGGTGTATCTGAGTCTATTATGTATAATCACAGAATATTTAGTATAGGAGGTGAGGAACGCCGGGGGGTGTATACAGGGGTGCAGTATTATATTGTTATATTACTCTCATGTATAAACAGTATTTGACCTAAGCTTGTTCCCAGCTGTAATTCGCAGGTTTCTTGCTCTCTATATGCAGTATACGCCTTATAAATTAATGTATATACTGATCTGTATGAATATTACACAGCTATGATTTTCTTCCAACTATAGACATTGATGGCAGATCCATGACATTTGTCATtatccccttaccgacatcgggcataataggacGTCCACGTCAGAATCCCTCctgttgatgtgggctccggcgcagggcccacatcttttctggcacatgtcagctgttttgaacagctgacatatgcctctaacagccgtgagtagaatcgcaatccacccacagctgttaactagttaaatgctgcagtcaagCTCTGACAACAGTATTTAACATGGGTTTCTGGCAAGTGCACCGGAAATCCCTTCCATCGGTGCCCGTGTCATATGACTGTGGGTCgtcgatggattggcatgacaagcagaggtctccagtagacctctatggttgtcactaccgGATTGTTATGAGTACCGCCCGGTAGTCGGCGCTCATACCAAGTGggaactctgctacatacaggcgatctgatcacaatatcacgaaaaatggagacgctacaggtatcgaaaatagagcaatttttaatttttttaacaaactttgaaattgttttcaccacttaggctactttcacacttgtgtcggtacgggtctgtcgctatgcgttgggccgacgtaccgatgcacgttgtgaaatttgtgctcgacgtgggcagcggatgcagtttttcaacgcatccgctgcccattctgaagtccggggaggagggggcggagtttcggccgcataaGAGCGGTAgataatggcagacgcgacggagaaaaaaacattcacttgaacgtttttttgtgccgacggtccgccaaaacacgacagatccgttgcacgacggacgcgacgtgtggctgtccatccgtcgctaatacaagtctatgggaaaaaaacgcatcctgcgagcacatttgcaggatccgtttttttcccaaaacaacggattgcgacggatgccaaacgacgcaagtgtgaaacatgccttaaataaaaaagaacctagacatatttggtgtctatgaactagtaataacctggagaatcataacagcgggtcacttttagcatttagtgaacatggtaaaaaaataacaACTGTggaatttttgcaatttcaccacactttgattttttccccgttttccaatacatgatatgttaaagccaatggtgttgttcaaacgtataacttgtcctgcaaaaaacaagccctcacatgaccatattgaccgaaaaatcaaaaagttatgggtctggcaAAAAGGGGAGCAATATACGAAAacggaaaaactgaaatacccctggtcgttacagGGCTAAGCCACTGGCCAGGTTAAACACACGGACCAAGGGCAACAGCACATCAACGATGACCAGGACAACGGGTTATGCAGGATGTCAATAAACCATGCAGAGTAGAACACACCGGAAGCCACAGAACCAAGGCTGTAGCATACACTGGAGAGCAGGCGATGAGTTAAACGGTAGAACCAGAATGTAGATTTTAGAACAGTTTCTAGATAGCAGTTTGTAATGCTTACAGCAGAtgatggattattattatttattactagctgaagagcccggagttgcccgggcatagtaaattAACTGTGGTTAGATAAAACAAAttataaagattatatatatatatatatatatatatatatatataaagctgagtgtatagcCCCACCCATgccgcatagccacactcactctagtatcccacatcatcccgtcaaccagagccaccggactactacccctaatatccctagTTGTTCCCTTactgaattcctttttttttttgttactttgctGTTATATATGTATTGATTgggtttaataaaaatatatttatatcttttttacaaaaaagatttgGACGTGTACTCTGTTATTTTTATGGTATTTATCTATGGTTGTAGCAGTGTTCTTGTTATGTGTAGGTGATATGATCTCTGTTTATGATACATATAACACATTGCTATGAGCGTGTGGATGAGACCGTATTTTGTTTGGTCCATACTGGGCTGTATGTAGTAtattacccctaatatcccacatcattccatcagccagagccaccggactactacccagaatatcccacatcatcccttcAGCCAGAgctaccggactactacccctaatatcccttcagagtcactggactactacccctaatattccacatcatcccgtcagagtcaacattgtcaggttggcgctgttaaaatgatacctgggttggagaaaGCCGCCTTGAAGTTAtgagttaatgagatgcttcatgccagaAAAAGaagttcctgattttttttttttaatttttgtaacatttctgatattttttataaataaacgcagaaaatattaacatcaatttaccattattataaagtacaataagtcatgaaaaaacagtctcaaaatcaatgagatatgttgaagcgttccagagtcattaccacatacggtgacactggtcagatttaaaaaacttTTGCTCGGTCACTTAGGggttaaatcttccactggtttaatAAAGGTACTACATAAACCAGTGCTGCGCTAGCAAAACAAACACGGCCTTCCTGGGCTAAcaggaaaacaaaaacataatgcATGGCACAGTCCGTGTTGCTGCGGGGAATCACCCACTCAGGAACAAACAACAAAAAGTTCAGCTTTCCTTAtcatgaaaacccagctctggagcCTGCACCTCCAGGCACATCTAATACTGAACGAGCCAGAAGTCTGAGTATTTATCCTCTTTACTCTACAGCTGTTCATTCAACCTAGCCCTAAACATggtcgattaacccctctcagtacTTAGTATGCTGGAGCGTTTTCCTAGGCTCGTATCGCTGCAGTCAACAACCGCAGTGACACATACTGTATCTCTCCTcgcgcactttgccagtgactttgtcacagttcCCAGTGGATGGtgcagagtgaaaattgtaaaTATCTCAGCCTAGTGGCCATTTTGTGCTTCTAGAGACTCACACCCCAtcagttaggccaggttcacattacgtttttgacgtctgttagacggactacgttacattgcagcataacgcggtgtaacgtagtccgttaacgccgccatgtagtccaatgtcggacgcacaatgggcgtgcgctagcggtgtgcggtcattgagtgacggaccctaggACGCGGGTTGCAGCAttttcgggtccgtcactgctagcgcgacaacatatcggcacttgcgttaacagcagccagttaacacatgtgttgaacgggcagctgttaacgcaatgtgaacctagccttagtaaagTGCTTCCTGCTACAGTAATACAAACATGGAAGGTAGCTGTGGTTTTGGCACACTGGGTTACAGAAGGATGGGGGCATTTGGATTCACTAgcgcatttttttttggggggggagccaTGCCACATTTCCAGAGTCTTATGATACAATCCGCTCTTTACTTTTGAAAGATGAAGCACCtgagtgagggattgtttttttgtggaatgagctgatactattttggggtgtaAAACATGTTTTGATCTCTTtagaatcacatttatcctgtgctctatgctgagccctTATGTCGGGGTTTTCATTCCAAGTCCCCAAAAAACGTGATCTAAACTAAACCCCCGATgcaaccattcactataatgagggaaGAGTGAATCACTTGGACTCCCGTTTGTCTTCTGTTCCAGTGATTTCCCTTCCTCTTAGTCATGTACACTATGGTTGCTCACACTTTTGTCCGTCGTGTTGATGAACGCCAATTAAACAGAGAGTAGACAAAGTCACTCCACTGTTGCCTTGTTATAATGAATCTGAGTTGCATTTTTGGGGGCTTTAGGCAGAAACTTTAAGGTAAGTGCTCAGAATGTGATCAGAGCCTTATTCTGATATTTGGGAAAAAACTATTTACCTCCATTCACCGTGTGGTATAAGTGACTGATGACGGCTTCACTCTTCAGGTCAGCGCCATTACAGCGATGACAGATTTCTGTAAGGTTTTATTTTATGTATTGCTACTTTTGCATACTAAActaaattttataaaaaaaaaaatatttttttcgttGCCCTATTCTAAGagctgtagcttttttttttttgcctgacatAATTGAATAAGGGCTTAGTTTTTGTTTTTGCAGGACTAGATTAAGTTTttattagtgatgatcgaatatactcggtactcgagatttcccgagcacactcgggtgtcctccgagtatttgtaagtactcggagaattagtttttagcgccgcagctgaatgatttacatgtgttagccagcataaatctcgtgtaccgagtatattcgctcatcactagtttttatcCATAAAATTTTGGGGGACGTAatattatatttacatttttaattttttggaaTCAAAACAAAGTCCAGATCTTTTTTATGGCAGTCATTGTGCAGTAACTGTGGTAAGACAGCTTTattattcaggtcagtacgattacaccgaTATCACACATATAGGTTTTTTTCTCCTTTGTTACTTTTGCAcgcgaaaaacaatattttacaaactaTAATCTCCATATTCTGAgaactgtaactttttattttattgcttaaAGAGCCACAGGAAGCCTGCATTTTACAGATTTTCTTTTAACATACAAAAGCTTCTTATTTCTTTTTTCTTGTGtaggtgtgaaggagaaaatgactaatgaaatcaattattaaaccttatataagtcagttcagatatggtgtagcaagatggagtctatttcctgatcagcagcacactggaacaaatttttggaatgtgaagaagtcactggacattggacactggactgaataccatatatggaagtgaagttggaaatgaagttggaatgaaccaatcagagtgacactaactattcagaagttgtgcaaCCCCCCATTTCATGTTTCTAGTATCTTCCTTTGTGTCTCTCTACATCGGTATagtaaaaaagttacatttttggagagtttttattttttttatgacgtttgtTAGATAATCTAACAGTGTaagaatttttctaattttgataatTAGGTGTAGTGATACCAATTGTTTTTATGTCTTTCTGTTTATGTTTTTACATAACAGTGGTGTTATTTGAGGTGAAAGTTTTAATATTTTCTTTTACTTTcttgcatttttttctctttaagaagttttttattgaagggTATAACATTCATGTTCAAAAAAATCATGCAATACATTAATCAATGCATTAATATACAATTCTACATCTCTAGGACATCATATAATTAAGACAAATGAAGTTGCAGTCAGAGTCCATGAGATCCATAAGCTCAACAGTATCACACAATCAAAAGGAAAATGACCTTCATTTTAAACTTATTTTGTtacttttgatttattttttagacaacaaaataaagattataaaacaaACAAATAATAACTTTTCATTATTGAACTCACATTAATTCTACTAGTAGTAATTATTAAGTGTATTGCCACTTCAGTCACACCCTACCTGTCTGCCAGATCGGATCGGGGGATCTCCTGCTAGTATCCTATTAATATACCATGATGACTGTTCAAAGCAAGCTATAAGATGGGTTCTCATCTCATCAGAGAACACATCAATgaaactctcccaagtatcaaaaaaacGAGACACCGCGCGATCCTCCCCCAATTGCGCCTCTATCCATTCCATGCGaaacacatgttttaatttatTTAAGAACATTCTCAGCGTAGGAGGTTCCGCTGTAATCCACTgttgtaagatacattttttcccTACCATGGATACTATAGATATCAGACGTTTGGCCCCTCTTGTGATTCTTGCTCCCTCCCCCTGCCATATTCCCAATATCGCCCACTCTGGCGTGTAAGGTATATAATTGAGGAGATGGCCTAGGCAAAAGTTTTTAACCTCACTCCAAAACCCCTTGATCACCGCACAATCCCAAAACTGGTGGTAAAGGTCAGCCCCAGGAGCCACACATTTCAGACAATTCGCCGATTGGGACAAGCCCATGAGGAACGAACGGTGTGGGGATATATATGTTCCATGGTATAATCTAAGCAACATTTCCCGATAAGAAGAGGCCGGTAAAGCCTTCCAAGCATAAAACATTGCTTTAAGGATATGTTCTAAAGTTAAATCTGGAAAACGAATAAGCCATCTTGGGAGGCCTGTTTTTCGTTTAGCATAGTCCATCTCCCCTCTCAGCATATGATAAAATCTAGAAGTAGAGTGTAATAATGAAGATCTATCTCGTAACATGGTGTCTAATGGGTTTTCCCAATCAAGCTCCGATAACCGCTCTCCTACTCCTGTAGCGTAAACCTCCAGAATTGCACAATTCGCAAGACAACCCATAGTCAAAGGAAGGTACCTCCGAGTGTGTGACCATGAGTAAGGTCTACGAGTCGAAGAATCCATTATAGAACCCACTGTCACCGTCCGAAACCGCGTGCTCCAACTCTCTACCCCCCGTCTCAACCCCACGTCTCGATTCCCAAATATTGGCaagaaaagtgaggaatgtgcATTCAAAAAAAATTTATGACGTATCCTATGCCATATCGTCCACATCACCATTATCAAAGGATTATCCATCACTGAGGAGGGTAACAGTTCCttgtgtgtatgtaggagatatAACAAGTTGGTATGGGGTATCAAATTCTGGTCTAATTGAGTGTTAGTGTATATGGAAGTATCTTGAATCCAGTCTTTAAGATAACGAAGCAGCGCCGCTAAATTGTAATTCTCCAAATTTGGAAAATTAATGCCTCCATTCTGTATGTGCTGTTCCAATATGGCCATGCTAATAGCATGATGCTTCTTTCCCCAAATAAAAGAGCGAAACATACCATTTATTCGCCGCAATTCACTAGAGGAAAGCAATATTGGAAGAGATTGTATAAAATATAAAATCTGCGGAATAACAACCATTTTTAACAAATATGCCCGACCCAGATATGAAAGGGTTAAATGCTGCCATCCTTCTAATTCTCTTTTAATTTTCTGTATAAGAGGAAGGAGGTTACTTCTCTGGAGATCATGAGGGTTCCTAGTTATAAGGACCCCCAAATAAGGCAAAGCATCTTTGCACCATTCAAAAGTATATAACCCTGCCCATGGTTGTTTGCGCGAGGCACATAAATTAAGTGCCTTAGACTTGATTGGATTAATCGAATATCCAGACATAGTTCCCAATTTATTTATAAGGGCCATAATTTCAGGAAGGGCTTCCTCTGGGTTAGCAATGTATAGCAAGATGTCATCAGCAAATGCCGTAAGCTTCAAACTCAGTCTCCCAACCCGTATCCCTCTAAACAATGGCAGGGACTCCAAAGCACGTATAAGAGGATCAAGGGCAAGATTGAATAGAATGGGGGAAAGTGGGCAACCCTGACGGGTACCTCTAGTTAACTCCACCCCCTCTGTTAGTTGTTGATTAACTATAATTTTGGACGTAGGTGAATTATATAATAATCTGATCAGTGCCGCAAATCTCTCACCAAATCCCTGCTTTTCTAGCACCGCGTGTATCCAATGCCACTCTACACTATCGAACGCAGCCTCTGCGTCTAGGCTCAACAAAATGTTAGAAGAGTTCCTATTTCTGGCTGAGACTATAGTTGCCGCAATTGCGGTGCGGACAGCAATAGTCGAGTGTCTGTCTCTGGTGAAACCATATTGACTAGATGACAGAATCTCAGCGAGAAACGTCTGTATTCTATTAGCCATAATTTTTGCCAGTAGTTTGTAATCCAAATTTAACAAAGATATGGGTCTGTATGATGTTATCTGTGTTGGACTCCTACCTGGCTTTAAAATTAGGGAAGTCAATGCGGAATTAAAGGAAGTTGGGGATGTGCCCCCATacaaataatagttaaataaatccTTAAGGAGAGGGTCTATATCAGGAGAGAGCATTTTATAATATTCCGCAGATAAACCATCCGGTCCTGGTGATTTATGATTTGCCATTGCTTTAATAGCAGAACTTACTTCCATTAGTGTAATAGGCATCTCCAGAGTTGCGCGCTGAGAGTCTGTCAACATAGGTAATTGCAAAGAATTTAAAGAATGTGTTATGGAAGAGATGTCTCCTCCCCGTGTGGAATAGAGAGCTGTATAATGAGCATGAACAGCCTGTAGTATGTCTTTGCTGTTAGTCAAATGGCTACCTGAGATGGGGTCTACTAAAAGCGGTATTTTCTGTCTGGGACCTTTTGGATTTGCCAGCCTGGCCAGTAATGTACCTATCTTATTACCCCATCTAAAGAAATGCTGCCTGTTAAAGTCTACTTTCTGTTGGGCTATCTTAGTCAAATGTGCATTTAATAATGATAAAGCATCCTGCCATTGTGACCAATCTTCTGGATCATTAGTTCCCAGATATCGTCTGTAGGCCAATATAGCCAAACCCTGGAGGTCTCTCGTTTCTTGTCCCGCTTTACGCTTTTTCCCCGCCACATATGCGATTATTCTCCCTCTCATGACTGCCTTACCCGTCTCCCACATAAGTACAGAGTCATCCCAATG from Ranitomeya variabilis isolate aRanVar5 chromosome 3, aRanVar5.hap1, whole genome shotgun sequence includes:
- the LOC143818622 gene encoding uncharacterized protein LOC143818622 yields the protein MNNLSPQLLTILQSKGKKGYLSDDIIIMAQDLLQSQFVGFDGLQPPCALMVPGYGVLQNAVQIHYDQEREHWLTTCYKNGQIFVADSSKSRNLSPSISQQIINMYSAVVNNPLEDLRFINVAQQKNSYDCGLYAIAFAYELMADGGEPRAEFQHQKMRTHLISCLQNGRISGFPKKAQK